The following are from one region of the Arcobacter defluvii genome:
- a CDS encoding diguanylate cyclase — translation MKLSKFIRRFIFITAFTSALLAFLISILYQYNNFENDSLHIKNELTELKKREIKQEVLTVYKLIEYRESLLNKSKEKLSAEEFEELRKKNQDELLDWIASLRFENSGYIFVNSTDGKTLVFEGKKVDNPKAHPYPNLFKQQIEAINHNEGFFSYKFKKLNTVEEFDKVSFVKKYEKYDWIIGCGVYLDEVQKELNRKEEVFNQTINYQIKSILVIFILILISIYFISEKISKYINNNIDTLIYSFKKASKNNEKINTNDLTYKEFILLANNLNSILENKNKVEKRLQDYIQIVNQNVIISSTTKEGIITDVSEAFCDISGFSRKELIGKSHNIVRHPDTPNEFYEEMWNTLLSGKSWNGEIKNKNKSGNDYWVYAIIKPVIKNKEIRGFTAIRSNITNKKYIEQLSITDELTHLYNRRFFNTKILEEMNRAKREKNYLSLLIIDVDYFKQYNDTYGHQQGDVILEKVASVLKNRTNRASDFAFRLGGEEFAIITTLEKEKAIEFAEVIRNDIEELKIEHKSSTISKHLTISIGLVSKYAIDIENSDKLYKEADDNLYIAKKQGRNSIHYNEDK, via the coding sequence GTGAAATTATCAAAATTTATAAGAAGATTTATCTTTATTACTGCCTTTACATCAGCTTTATTAGCTTTTTTAATATCAATTCTTTATCAATACAATAATTTTGAGAATGACAGCCTACATATCAAAAATGAATTAACTGAATTAAAAAAAAGAGAAATAAAACAAGAAGTATTAACTGTTTATAAACTAATTGAATATAGAGAGAGTTTATTAAATAAATCAAAAGAAAAATTATCAGCAGAAGAGTTTGAAGAATTAAGAAAAAAAAATCAGGATGAACTTCTTGATTGGATAGCTTCACTAAGATTTGAAAATAGTGGTTATATTTTTGTAAATTCAACAGATGGTAAAACTTTAGTTTTTGAAGGTAAAAAAGTAGATAATCCAAAAGCGCATCCTTATCCTAATCTTTTCAAACAACAAATTGAAGCAATAAATCATAATGAAGGTTTTTTTTCATATAAATTTAAAAAGTTAAATACAGTTGAAGAATTTGATAAAGTATCATTTGTAAAAAAATATGAAAAATATGATTGGATTATTGGCTGTGGAGTTTATTTAGATGAAGTTCAAAAAGAATTAAATAGAAAAGAAGAAGTATTTAATCAAACAATTAATTATCAAATAAAATCTATTCTAGTAATTTTTATTTTAATTCTAATTTCTATCTATTTTATTTCAGAAAAAATATCAAAATATATTAATAACAATATAGATACGCTTATTTATTCTTTCAAAAAAGCTTCAAAAAACAATGAAAAAATAAATACAAATGATTTAACATACAAAGAGTTTATACTTCTTGCGAATAATTTAAATAGTATTTTAGAGAATAAAAATAAAGTAGAAAAAAGACTTCAAGATTACATCCAAATTGTAAATCAAAATGTAATTATTTCTTCAACAACAAAAGAAGGAATTATTACAGATGTAAGTGAAGCTTTTTGTGATATTTCAGGTTTTTCAAGAAAAGAGTTAATTGGGAAAAGCCATAATATAGTAAGACATCCAGATACACCAAATGAATTTTATGAAGAGATGTGGAATACTTTATTAAGTGGAAAGAGTTGGAACGGTGAAATAAAAAATAAAAATAAATCTGGAAATGATTATTGGGTTTATGCAATTATAAAACCTGTTATAAAAAACAAAGAAATTCGTGGTTTTACAGCAATTAGATCAAATATTACAAACAAAAAATATATCGAACAACTCTCTATTACTGATGAATTAACTCATCTTTATAATAGAAGATTTTTTAATACTAAAATCCTTGAAGAGATGAATAGAGCAAAAAGAGAAAAGAATTATCTATCTTTACTCATCATTGATGTTGATTATTTCAAACAATATAATGATACTTATGGTCATCAACAAGGAGATGTTATATTAGAAAAAGTTGCATCAGTTTTAAAAAATAGAACAAATAGAGCAAGTGATTTTGCATTTAGATTAGGTGGAGAAGAGTTTGCAATAATAACTACTTTAGAAAAAGAAAAAGCTATTGAATTTGCTGAAGTTATAAGAAATGATATTGAAGAGCTTAAAATTGAACACAAATCAAGTACTATCTCAAAACACTTAACTATTTCTATTGGATTAGTTTCAAAATATGCAATAGATATAGAAAATAGTGATAAACTTTATAAAGAAGCTGATGATAACCTTTATATAGCAAAAAAACAAGGTAGAAATTCAATTCACTATAATGAAGATAAATGA
- the cowN gene encoding N(2)-fixation sustaining protein CowN — MSNNDIRIDERYISFKNINCFENACCVIDNMLRVLEKPKNMNIYWKKIVPMIPKAYYTRDPKDDEKEAVLYLVCSNSFYLDELFEKANDEKGMKALSVCELECC; from the coding sequence ATGTCAAATAATGATATTAGAATAGATGAAAGGTATATAAGCTTTAAAAATATAAATTGTTTTGAAAATGCTTGTTGTGTGATTGATAATATGCTTAGGGTATTAGAAAAGCCAAAGAATATGAATATCTATTGGAAAAAAATAGTTCCAATGATTCCAAAAGCATATTATACAAGAGACCCAAAAGATGATGAAAAAGAGGCTGTTTTATATCTTGTATGTTCAAATTCTTTTTATCTTGATGAACTTTTTGAAAAAGCAAATGACGAAAAGGGAATGAAAGCTTTGAGTGTTTGTGAGTTGGAGTGTTGTTAA
- a CDS encoding response regulator transcription factor, with protein sequence MIKIAMIEDDLELAEVLCQYLKQFNMEVTNFEEPYLALSALKINKYDLIILDLTLPGMDGLDVCKAIVKDFDIPIIISSARSDITDKVTALKMGADDYLPKPYDPRELEVRIKTILRRFNHSNIQEDESKNKIFVLNEEKKEITKNGKYIKLTAGEFEVLSLLLKREGFVISREDIFENSDILNQDYESSGSLAVIINRIRHKIEENPKEPQYLHTIRGMGYKFIQ encoded by the coding sequence TTGATAAAAATTGCAATGATAGAGGATGATTTAGAATTAGCAGAAGTTCTATGCCAGTATTTAAAGCAATTTAATATGGAAGTTACTAATTTCGAAGAGCCATATTTGGCTCTTTCGGCTTTAAAAATAAACAAATATGATTTGATTATTTTAGATTTAACACTTCCTGGAATGGATGGATTAGATGTTTGTAAAGCAATAGTAAAAGATTTTGATATCCCAATTATCATTTCAAGTGCAAGAAGTGATATCACTGATAAAGTAACGGCACTTAAAATGGGAGCAGATGATTATTTACCAAAACCTTATGATCCAAGAGAATTGGAAGTTAGAATAAAAACTATTTTACGAAGATTTAATCACTCAAATATTCAAGAAGATGAATCGAAAAATAAAATATTTGTACTTAATGAAGAAAAAAAAGAGATTACAAAAAATGGTAAATATATAAAACTAACAGCTGGTGAGTTTGAAGTATTATCACTTTTATTAAAAAGAGAAGGTTTTGTAATAAGTAGAGAAGATATTTTTGAAAATTCAGATATATTAAATCAAGATTATGAAAGTTCTGGTTCTTTGGCAGTAATAATAAATAGAATTAGACATAAAATAGAAGAGAATCCAAAAGAACCACAATATTTACATACAATTAGAGGAATGGGATATAAATTTATACAATGA
- a CDS encoding endonuclease/exonuclease/phosphatase family protein yields MKIRIGTFNLFQFVEPPFSWYTKKEKFTDKEWEEKTAWIKKQIQVMNCDIIGFQEVFSKNALKELLLELGFKYFKTIDKAKIDKKNDLIYISTTVALASKFPIKNLKKVETDFSTLKKHNIEGFFRFAREPIKATIILPNQKEINFYVCHLKSNRENEFEYIFTKTDKLEDKLKKVEVALKNNYSLSLKQRLCEASSLYSDIKTNRNPSILVCDLNDKEFSLTIDALTNKRYHEENLKKDDFLLLDAYHLHKIKVINPHPEFKGVKRTPTSYFAGKGNVLDYVFVSKHFDKNNKFHIGKVTSYEIFDEHLQKNQNGSLLKSDHAQIVCEIEINQ; encoded by the coding sequence ATGAAAATAAGAATAGGAACATTTAATCTTTTTCAGTTTGTTGAACCTCCTTTTTCTTGGTATACAAAAAAAGAGAAATTTACAGATAAAGAGTGGGAAGAAAAAACAGCTTGGATAAAAAAACAAATTCAAGTTATGAACTGTGATATTATTGGTTTTCAAGAAGTTTTTTCCAAAAATGCTTTAAAAGAGTTATTATTAGAATTAGGTTTTAAATACTTTAAAACTATTGATAAAGCAAAAATTGATAAAAAGAACGACTTAATTTATATAAGTACAACTGTTGCTCTTGCTTCAAAATTTCCTATTAAAAATTTAAAAAAAGTTGAAACAGATTTTTCAACATTAAAAAAACATAATATTGAAGGCTTTTTCAGATTTGCAAGAGAACCAATAAAAGCTACTATTATTTTACCAAATCAAAAAGAGATAAATTTTTACGTTTGTCATTTAAAATCAAATAGAGAAAATGAATTTGAATATATTTTTACAAAAACTGATAAATTAGAAGATAAACTAAAAAAAGTTGAAGTTGCTTTAAAAAATAACTACTCTTTATCTTTAAAACAAAGACTTTGTGAAGCAAGTTCTTTATACTCAGATATAAAAACAAATAGAAATCCTTCTATTTTAGTATGTGATTTAAATGATAAAGAATTTTCTTTAACAATTGATGCTTTAACAAATAAAAGATATCATGAGGAAAATCTAAAAAAAGATGATTTTTTACTTTTAGATGCTTATCATCTACATAAAATAAAAGTAATAAATCCCCATCCTGAGTTTAAAGGTGTAAAAAGAACTCCAACAAGTTATTTTGCTGGAAAAGGAAATGTTTTAGATTATGTATTTGTTTCTAAGCATTTTGATAAAAACAATAAATTTCATATAGGAAAAGTTACATCTTATGAAATTTTTGATGAACATTTACAAAAAAATCAAAATGGCTCACTTTTAAAAAGTGATCATGCACAAATTGTATGTGAAATTGAAATAAATCAATAA
- a CDS encoding GNAT family N-acetyltransferase — MNLEFKELQKEDIKEVIVLINQAYRAEKKDNAWTTESHLLSGIRVNENMMKEILEEKDTKTYIAKIDNKIVGTIQAKLEGENIHIGLFAVDTKSQASGIGKKLLEFAENSSSKLWKKSTFIMEVISTRTELMQYYIRRGYLNTNSFIEFPKSEYWKENTNEELKLLVLKKIIQK; from the coding sequence TTGAATTTAGAGTTTAAAGAACTACAAAAAGAAGATATAAAAGAAGTTATTGTTTTAATAAATCAAGCTTATAGAGCAGAAAAAAAAGATAATGCTTGGACTACTGAATCTCATTTACTAAGTGGAATTAGAGTAAATGAGAATATGATGAAAGAAATTTTAGAAGAAAAAGATACAAAAACATATATTGCAAAAATTGATAATAAAATAGTTGGAACTATTCAAGCCAAACTTGAAGGTGAAAATATTCACATTGGACTATTTGCAGTTGATACTAAATCTCAAGCAAGTGGAATAGGAAAAAAACTTTTAGAATTTGCAGAAAATAGCTCATCTAAACTTTGGAAAAAATCTACTTTTATAATGGAAGTAATATCTACAAGAACAGAACTAATGCAATATTATATTAGAAGAGGATATTTAAATACAAATAGTTTCATAGAGTTCCCAAAATCAGAGTATTGGAAAGAAAATACAAATGAAGAACTTAAACTTTTAGTATTGAAAAAAATTATTCAGAAGTAA
- the mfd gene encoding transcription-repair coupling factor, with protein sequence MKNIYEFLKNLKDEKRLKECQLLIVNDDRQAQIASDIVSYLGFKPFLLADFRANFGDDLLSFSEELHEITKTLGDYYSYKKQDKILISPIRTISYPLPKEKCFESFTINFVDTLHLEELKSKLYNWGYYFVDIVTSEAEVSIRGDIIDICPLGSDFGYRVSLFDDEVESIRKFDIEDQKSSKEEIESFSINPAFLALDEASFEEINEQVQTVSSDAFIKDIHSLGFWYLNDLGEYLPQNLSSFITQEALEELDEVYVFEEKRINKDKFLLTPQIYNSKKYQEINPANVKEFISFHKDKKITIISGTEAKVKGYDLDLNDKNIKYVFDNQIINLVSDEEVIISLNKEIKKRRKKKVKLVLDELQYNDFVVHEKHGIGQYKGIEPVTVMGAKRDFVIVQYQGEDKLLIPVENIDLIDRYVADGNSYAVVDKLGKGSFAKLKEKVKDRLFAIANDIIKLAAARELVNGIKINTDKKILEDFPKSAGFEYTKDQKRSIKEIFNDLSSGRVMDRLLSGDVGFGKTEVAMNALLAVILDGYQAIFVCPTTLLATQHYHSIQKRLDSFGIRVAKLDGKTTAKEKTSIKKGLENGDIKLVIGTHSLLDIKTSNLALVIIDEEHKFGVKQKEKLKHLREDVHIFSMSATPIPRTLNLALSKLKGMSSLLTPPSERLGVRTYVKEYSEKLIKEIILREKRRGGQLFYVHNNIASIEAKKADIEAIAPNIKIDIIHSQIKPENAEKIIEAFENKEFDILLATSIVESGIHLPNANSIIIDGADRFGIADLHQLRGRVGRSNKEGYCYYIVDDKKSITDDAVKRLVALESNSYLGSGTALAHQDLEIRGGGNIIGEAQSGHIKQIGYGLYLKMLEDALASLSGDDKPEKKSVDIKLAISAYISDDYIHEDRVRLELYRRLSKATDIQEVYSIEEEMEDRFGKPDVVTKQFIELIIIKILALKLGIQTISSYEMNITFTKADDTKESIKSPSKDDDDIINTTLKYLRK encoded by the coding sequence GTGAAAAATATTTATGAATTTTTAAAAAATTTAAAAGATGAAAAACGACTAAAAGAGTGCCAACTTTTAATTGTAAATGATGATAGACAAGCTCAAATAGCTTCTGATATAGTTTCTTACTTAGGATTTAAACCTTTTTTATTAGCTGATTTTAGAGCAAATTTTGGAGATGATTTACTCTCTTTTAGTGAAGAATTACATGAAATAACTAAAACTTTAGGTGATTATTATTCATATAAAAAACAAGATAAAATATTAATTTCTCCAATACGAACTATCTCTTATCCTCTTCCAAAAGAAAAATGTTTTGAAAGTTTTACAATAAATTTTGTAGATACTTTACATTTAGAAGAATTAAAATCAAAACTTTACAATTGGGGATATTATTTTGTAGATATTGTAACAAGTGAAGCAGAAGTATCAATTCGTGGTGATATTATTGATATTTGTCCACTTGGAAGTGATTTTGGATATCGGGTGAGTTTATTTGATGATGAAGTTGAAAGTATTAGAAAATTCGATATTGAAGACCAAAAGTCTTCTAAAGAAGAGATTGAAAGTTTTTCTATAAATCCTGCATTTTTAGCACTTGATGAAGCATCTTTTGAAGAGATAAATGAACAAGTTCAAACAGTATCAAGTGATGCTTTTATAAAAGATATTCACTCTTTAGGATTTTGGTATTTAAATGATTTAGGTGAATATTTACCTCAAAATTTAAGTTCATTTATCACTCAAGAAGCTTTAGAAGAGTTAGATGAAGTTTATGTTTTTGAAGAAAAAAGAATAAATAAAGATAAATTTTTATTAACTCCACAAATTTATAATAGTAAAAAGTATCAAGAGATAAATCCAGCAAATGTAAAAGAGTTTATCTCTTTTCATAAAGATAAAAAAATCACTATTATTTCAGGAACTGAAGCCAAAGTAAAAGGTTATGATTTAGATTTAAATGATAAAAATATCAAATATGTTTTTGATAATCAAATCATAAATCTTGTAAGTGATGAAGAAGTCATAATCTCTTTAAATAAAGAGATAAAAAAACGAAGAAAGAAAAAAGTAAAACTTGTACTTGATGAACTTCAATACAATGATTTTGTAGTACATGAAAAACATGGTATTGGTCAATACAAAGGAATTGAACCTGTTACTGTTATGGGGGCTAAAAGAGATTTTGTTATTGTTCAATATCAAGGTGAAGATAAACTTTTAATTCCTGTTGAAAATATCGATTTAATAGATAGATATGTTGCTGATGGAAACTCTTATGCAGTTGTTGATAAACTTGGTAAGGGAAGCTTTGCAAAACTAAAAGAAAAAGTCAAAGATAGACTTTTTGCAATTGCAAATGATATTATAAAACTTGCAGCTGCAAGAGAACTTGTAAATGGTATAAAAATCAATACAGATAAAAAAATTCTTGAAGATTTTCCAAAAAGTGCTGGATTTGAATATACAAAAGACCAAAAAAGAAGTATCAAAGAGATATTTAATGATTTAAGTAGTGGTCGAGTTATGGATAGACTTCTTTCAGGTGATGTTGGTTTTGGAAAAACAGAAGTTGCTATGAATGCATTATTAGCAGTTATTTTAGATGGTTATCAAGCAATATTTGTATGCCCTACAACACTTCTTGCAACGCAACACTATCATAGTATTCAAAAAAGACTTGATAGTTTTGGAATAAGAGTTGCTAAACTTGATGGAAAAACAACAGCCAAAGAGAAAACAAGTATTAAAAAAGGTTTAGAAAACGGTGATATAAAACTTGTTATTGGAACTCACTCTTTACTTGATATAAAAACTTCTAATTTAGCTTTAGTTATCATCGATGAAGAGCATAAATTTGGTGTAAAACAAAAAGAAAAATTAAAACATTTAAGAGAAGATGTACATATTTTTTCTATGAGTGCAACTCCAATCCCAAGAACTCTAAATCTAGCTTTATCAAAACTAAAAGGTATGAGTTCACTTCTAACACCTCCAAGTGAAAGACTAGGTGTTAGAACTTATGTAAAAGAGTATAGTGAAAAACTAATCAAAGAGATAATCTTAAGAGAAAAAAGAAGAGGTGGACAACTATTTTATGTTCACAATAATATAGCTTCAATTGAAGCAAAAAAAGCTGATATTGAAGCTATTGCTCCAAATATCAAAATAGATATTATTCACTCTCAAATAAAACCTGAAAATGCTGAAAAAATTATCGAAGCCTTTGAAAATAAAGAGTTCGATATTTTACTTGCAACTTCAATAGTTGAATCAGGAATCCATTTGCCAAATGCAAATTCAATCATAATTGATGGTGCAGATAGATTTGGAATTGCAGATTTACATCAGCTTCGAGGAAGAGTTGGACGAAGTAATAAAGAAGGATATTGTTACTACATAGTTGATGATAAAAAATCAATAACTGATGATGCTGTAAAAAGACTTGTTGCCCTTGAATCAAACTCATACTTAGGAAGTGGAACAGCCTTAGCTCACCAAGATTTAGAAATCAGAGGTGGTGGAAATATCATAGGCGAAGCCCAAAGTGGACATATAAAACAAATAGGATATGGTTTATATTTAAAAATGTTAGAAGATGCACTTGCTAGTCTTAGTGGAGATGATAAACCAGAGAAAAAATCAGTTGATATTAAGTTAGCAATTTCTGCTTATATTAGTGATGATTATATCCATGAAGATAGAGTAAGACTTGAACTTTATAGAAGATTGAGTAAGGCAACTGATATTCAAGAGGTTTATAGTATCGAAGAAGAGATGGAAGATAGATTTGGAAAACCTGATGTTGTAACAAAACAGTTTATAGAGTTAATTATCATAAAAATTTTAGCTTTAAAACTTGGAATTCAAACAATTAGTTCATATGAAATGAATATTACATTCACAAAAGCTGATGATACAAAAGAGAGTATAAAATCACCAAGTAAAGATGATGACGATATTATAAATACAACTTTGAAGTATTTGAGAAAGTAA
- a CDS encoding helix-turn-helix domain-containing protein, whose protein sequence is MTELSTVTFHYVLKALEKITNISIENMLEQVNLPINDLTKIDGKIDSKNLSCIFKYCMKKSNNKALALHIGQAVSYQSLGLLGYLLLNTNNLKEMIEKFNAYQKLISGYFKFHFFEDEVYYKLAIYINENPMIPVPSFHAQVHLSSIVSILTQILGEKVFPEFTYFSQSIDENVNEYKEIFGENIFFSKDENAIFFKKNNLDIPVKNSNSSMLEYFENEAKKILDEQELKSWYSKVEKEIFKNIGEKEITINLISSNLGTTPRTLQNYLKAENKTFRDALNKIRQKLAEHYIHNTKMDLSNISFMLGYSEPSSFFRAYKKWNKKTPKEKK, encoded by the coding sequence ATGACAGAATTATCAACTGTTACATTTCATTATGTATTAAAAGCTTTAGAAAAAATAACAAATATTTCAATAGAAAATATGTTAGAACAAGTTAATTTACCAATAAATGATTTAACTAAAATAGATGGAAAAATAGATAGTAAAAATTTATCTTGCATATTTAAATATTGTATGAAAAAATCAAATAATAAAGCATTAGCTTTACATATTGGACAAGCTGTTTCTTATCAATCTTTGGGATTATTAGGTTATTTACTTTTAAATACAAATAATTTAAAAGAGATGATTGAAAAATTTAATGCTTATCAAAAACTGATTAGTGGATATTTTAAATTTCATTTTTTTGAAGATGAGGTTTATTATAAATTAGCAATTTATATAAATGAAAATCCAATGATTCCAGTTCCTAGTTTTCATGCACAAGTTCATTTATCTTCGATAGTTTCAATTTTAACTCAGATTTTAGGAGAAAAGGTATTTCCAGAATTTACATATTTTTCACAAAGTATTGATGAAAATGTAAATGAATATAAAGAAATCTTTGGAGAAAATATATTTTTTAGTAAAGATGAAAATGCAATATTTTTTAAAAAAAATAATTTGGATATTCCTGTTAAAAATTCAAACTCTTCAATGCTTGAATATTTTGAAAATGAAGCAAAAAAGATTTTAGATGAGCAAGAGTTAAAATCTTGGTATTCAAAAGTTGAAAAAGAGATTTTTAAGAATATTGGAGAAAAAGAGATAACTATAAATTTAATCTCATCAAATTTGGGAACAACTCCAAGAACTTTACAAAACTATCTAAAAGCTGAAAATAAAACTTTTAGAGATGCATTAAATAAAATCAGACAAAAATTAGCTGAACATTACATACATAATACAAAAATGGATTTATCAAATATCTCTTTTATGTTGGGGTATAGTGAACCTAGCTCATTTTTTAGAGCATACAAAAAATGGAATAAAAAAACACCAAAAGAAAAAAAATAA
- a CDS encoding Spy/CpxP family protein refolding chaperone, giving the protein MKIKNKIVSGLVIASLFTGGLYAANGEMSKKDDMRKGDFKCMMGKGKFSKNGLRGENHIFGIFKELNLTADQENQIKKIIENSRKNDKTFDEAFTKEGFDKAKYIQIMSEKRDNMLKSQADVIEKSYAVLTSKQKEQLKVLMDLRKEKMEQRFQDRIKG; this is encoded by the coding sequence ATGAAAATTAAAAATAAGATAGTTTCAGGATTAGTGATAGCTTCACTTTTTACAGGTGGATTATATGCAGCAAATGGTGAAATGAGTAAAAAAGATGATATGAGAAAAGGTGATTTTAAATGTATGATGGGAAAAGGTAAATTTTCTAAAAATGGACTAAGAGGTGAAAATCATATTTTTGGAATATTTAAAGAGCTAAACTTAACAGCAGATCAAGAAAATCAAATCAAAAAAATCATTGAAAATAGCAGAAAAAATGATAAAACTTTTGACGAAGCATTTACAAAAGAAGGTTTTGATAAAGCTAAATATATTCAGATTATGAGTGAAAAAAGAGATAATATGTTAAAATCTCAAGCAGATGTAATTGAAAAATCATATGCTGTATTAACTTCTAAACAAAAAGAACAATTAAAAGTTCTAATGGATTTAAGAAAAGAAAAAATGGAACAAAGATTCCAAGATAGAATTAAAGGGTAA
- a CDS encoding DUF445 family protein — translation MNRTDITNIITVLIMAYGYSNDNNVIYMIGIFALSGAVTNTLAIHMLFEKVPFLYGSGVIESKFSTFKQSIHNLLMNQFFTPENLTKFFQEEVSSAKKTIDFEKILNKTDFSPAYESLKESVMQSSFGGMLGMFGGEAALEPLREPFTKKLQASIISITASDTFQEVVNEALKSEDLSADIYEKLSKIVNARLEELTPKMVKELVQNLIKEHLGWLVIWGAVFGGLIGLVSALVA, via the coding sequence ATGAACAGAACTGACATAACGAATATAATCACCGTTTTAATCATGGCTTATGGTTATTCAAATGACAACAATGTGATTTATATGATTGGGATTTTTGCTTTAAGTGGAGCAGTGACAAATACACTTGCAATTCATATGTTGTTTGAAAAAGTTCCTTTTTTATATGGAAGTGGAGTAATAGAAAGTAAATTTTCTACTTTTAAACAATCAATTCATAATCTTTTGATGAACCAATTTTTTACACCTGAAAACCTTACAAAATTTTTTCAAGAAGAAGTATCTAGTGCAAAAAAAACAATAGACTTTGAAAAAATCTTAAATAAAACAGATTTTTCACCAGCATATGAATCTTTAAAAGAATCTGTTATGCAGTCATCTTTTGGTGGAATGTTAGGTATGTTTGGAGGTGAAGCAGCTTTAGAACCTCTTAGAGAACCTTTTACAAAAAAACTTCAAGCTTCAATAATCTCAATAACTGCTAGTGATACTTTTCAAGAAGTAGTAAATGAAGCTTTAAAATCAGAAGATTTAAGTGCTGATATATATGAAAAACTAAGCAAAATAGTAAATGCAAGACTTGAAGAGCTTACTCCTAAAATGGTAAAAGAGTTAGTTCAAAATTTAATCAAAGAACATTTAGGTTGGTTAGTTATTTGGGGAGCTGTTTTTGGTGGATTAATTGGATTGGTTAGTGCCTTAGTTGCTTAA
- a CDS encoding ArsS family sensor histidine kinase yields MNRQSIFFTIAVSFIISILLVGISFLILLTHDFRMKEGRLLDKYMPVSKMVNRQDFKFDDIFIKNLTEMNYSLLTEMSDINSITYNHKTKVLFERIHPKSNDVFRILNLNDTNYVYMKRKGDTVLIKDENTINSNSHIYIILVFTILLITIILIYLITLRKLMPLKILKDKVKTLGDENFDFECCNLKGKDEVSLLANEFKKSAEKLKSLKEARNIFIRNIMHELKTPITKGKFLTSLEQNEQNNEKLKSVFNRLESLINEFASIEELISSSKNIEKKFYFLDDIVDNAKDILMIEDEHIISKYENKKLEVNFKLFSIAIKNLIDNAVKYSPNKEVIIKNEDENIIFENEGKALDEPFERYFEPFFSNEDKSKDSFGLGLYIVHNILKANGYILEYEYVDGINRFICKKDKSSTI; encoded by the coding sequence ATGAATAGACAATCAATATTTTTTACAATAGCAGTAAGTTTTATAATATCGATACTTTTAGTAGGTATCAGTTTTTTAATACTTTTAACTCATGATTTTAGGATGAAAGAGGGACGTCTTTTAGATAAATATATGCCTGTTTCAAAAATGGTAAATAGACAAGATTTTAAATTTGATGATATTTTTATAAAAAATTTAACTGAAATGAATTATAGCCTTTTGACAGAAATGTCAGATATAAATAGTATTACATATAATCATAAAACAAAAGTTTTATTTGAAAGAATCCATCCAAAAAGTAATGATGTTTTTAGAATCTTAAATCTAAATGATACGAATTATGTTTATATGAAAAGAAAAGGTGATACAGTTTTAATAAAAGATGAAAATACTATAAACAGCAACAGTCATATCTATATTATTTTAGTATTTACGATTTTATTGATAACTATTATTTTAATTTATTTAATCACTTTACGAAAACTGATGCCTTTGAAAATATTAAAAGACAAAGTAAAAACTTTAGGTGATGAGAACTTTGATTTTGAGTGCTGTAATCTTAAAGGTAAAGATGAAGTTTCTCTTTTGGCCAATGAATTTAAAAAGTCAGCAGAAAAATTAAAAAGTCTAAAAGAAGCTAGAAATATCTTTATTAGAAATATTATGCATGAATTAAAAACTCCAATAACAAAAGGTAAATTTTTAACTTCATTAGAACAAAATGAACAAAATAATGAAAAATTAAAATCTGTATTTAATCGATTGGAATCATTGATCAATGAATTTGCTTCCATAGAAGAATTGATTTCAAGTTCAAAAAACATAGAGAAAAAATTTTATTTTTTAGATGATATTGTAGATAATGCAAAAGATATTTTAATGATTGAAGATGAGCATATTATTTCAAAATATGAAAATAAAAAATTAGAGGTTAATTTTAAATTATTCTCAATTGCAATTAAGAATTTAATAGATAATGCCGTTAAATATTCACCAAATAAAGAAGTTATTATAAAAAATGAAGATGAAAATATAATCTTTGAAAATGAAGGAAAAGCTTTAGACGAACCATTTGAAAGATACTTTGAACCATTTTTCTCAAATGAAGATAAATCAAAAGACTCTTTTGGTTTAGGATTATATATAGTTCATAATATTTTAAAAGCAAATGGATATATTTTAGAATATGAATATGTTGATGGAATAAATAGATTTATTTGTAAAAAGGATAAATCATCTACGATATAG